The Nerophis lumbriciformis linkage group LG09, RoL_Nlum_v2.1, whole genome shotgun sequence nucleotide sequence GCATGCATTCATGTAAATTTGCTACCCAGACGTGACTTGTGTGTACCGTAATTGCTCCAggcaaaacaataatgttcagtaTCCAGTCATTTACCCCAGATACAAACACACAATTAGATCAAATGTATCCGCCAAATGACATTAAAACGTGTTCGATTCACACTTTGTGTCTTTTTAGTGCTTGAGTAAAGCACTCATGTTTAGAAACTCCTCCCACTGTTGCTCACACTTCTATTGGTTGACCTCGTGGGGTTGGCATAGAAACACAGAATGAAGCATGCTAAATTAGGCTCTAAAGAGGCACATCGCTCTCCAGAGGCAGATGCAGACACAAACACATCCACGAGATGTACCAGAGTGGCTGTCCCAGTGCATTACGGTTGTTGAAATTGCTGCATCACGCTGGGAACACACACAAGCACTTTATTGACTAAGAAAGCTTATGCAATGCCAACTCTTCAGTGTGTTCTATTGTCATAAAGTTCTTTGTAGTAATAACTTATAAGTGTTGATGAGGTATTATCATGTGATATGGACAAAAGGCTCTATTCAGTGGACCTTCTCAAATGGGTTTCCTATTCTAAACCGCGGAAAGGATCATGGCCCAAGTGAATAATGTAATTATGATTGCTTCCAAAACAGCCATTATTTCTACATGCTCTTTAAGCTCATGTTTAATATTGCAATACAAACAAACTTGTGTTGCACATTACTGATCTGTATGGTGCACCATAGcttcatgaaaagaaaaaatgaaaaaaaagcgCCTAACTTCTTCacgaaaaaacatgtattttacgTGACAAGACATCTACAGTGTGTAAAACACATTCTACTAAACTGGTGCTCACAAAAGGGTAaacatttgtcaaaacatgcTCTACTGCAACCACGTTTGGGTGTTGAGTCGAATTGCAACCCAATCTGGTACACACCTCAAGGCAGGGGTATTCAACTTGTGGCACTATACCGGTCTCCCTAGTTTCAAAActagggagacaaacatttttgcagcatttTCCTAAAAAAcattagagtgctcctgttgtaaagAAGAATATGGAAcaatgtaaacacattggcagatacttgcattgacattttaaccttgctagcaaacttgGGATTtaaataactgaggcgttcctcaaggcacccctataAGTCCTCTACTTTTGGCAGGTACACTTTATTTTAGTAATGTGATTTATGCAACTAAGGTGTTGCTATAGCTTGTTCTTCAAATGCAgttagtagtcatttgttcagctTCTTtggttgtattagtgttcctcaaggttccattttgggtcctctctttttcattaaTTGGGCGACtcaactggtggcctgtgagctcagttaaaaaaaacttgagagactaacatttttgcagcagatgctTAAAAATgctagtaggtccttaaaaacaacagagcgttCCTGTAActgaaacaaaataaatagaccataaTTAAACGTCTACtgaagaggacgctggttctcaggaatatacaCAATAAGACTAAGAGTGATGAGAGAAATCCGGCCCCATGGTCCATAGCTTTCTGGACATGTGGTCCCcaaacaatttcattgaatatCCCTGCCTTAAGGGAACTGTCAAGCACATGTCGGTAAAATTTGAGAAAGTTTGGATAAAAAACATGGCTGCCATAAAGCAAAATATCTTAGACGAAATTGCTGCTCATAAGTCATTGACCATTGGACTAATGATTATACACCTATGATGGTATCTGTAATAAACGCTAGTTTTTCTTCCAAAACATTTGGAGCACAAATCATAGGTAgcgccaaaaataaaaataaaatgatgatgCATTTTATTTGACTAAAATCCATCATCAATGTAATCCTGTTTGCATTACTATGACTGAGATGCAGTACACGCCTGAAATGGCAATGACACTAATTTGCACACCCCTTCCGTGTTAAGCTACGTATGATAATTGTGCTCCCTCGTAGCCGATTGGCCAGGTTGCAGTTGACATGAACGTGCCTTCTATTCAGGTCAGTGAGCTTGCAGCGTGAGGAGGTCACAGTGAAACCATGCTGAGATTTGAACAGTGAAAATATTCCTTCGTTCTCAATGACAGCATTATGTCATTCTTCCATATTAAATTAGCTGAAAGGATAATCCGACTTCATAATAAATCCTGCTTTACATTTGCATTAAAACGAGTTGTCCACTTTCTAAGCACACATATTTTATTGGTTAAATAGGAAACTACATAGTTAAGACTATGCACACAGATCATTTGATTATAAGCGGGATCAGGATGTGTCCATGCACGAGCCAGAGGCCTCATCTCTGCATCCTTTCAAATGTCCACTGAGCCATTCATAATGGCAGCTGACTGAATCACTTCCATGCCCTCTTCAAAGTCTCTCCCTTTGTGATCTAGCCATGTTACATTGGAGCAGGCAAACACATAAGGGTGCATGTACATTGGGACCAGCGCAAAAACGAACaaaatggcacattttctgctacATACATCAGAGATAGGTTGTGGAATGTATATTTTTGGAGCTGCTCTGGATACCAACATAGGGGTTCTCCTGGAAAGAAGGAAGGGTTTGACGTCCTCTACAAAAAGCATGTGTAACAAAAGTTAAAATACTGTAGAAAAGACTGAATTAAAGTCTGTAGGAAAAGCACCCAACCTGTTCCTTTTCCTGCTCCACAATGTTCCTGAGTGCCAGTCAGGCTTGTGCAGATGTTTGTGCTCAAGTGCTGGCGTCTTTCCTTCGTGAAACAAGTAGATGAAAAACCGACACAGTTGTGAAGTTAAAGGGGAGTGAGGGAGATGTCACAAGGATGATTTTTATTTTCTTGTACCACCAGCAGATGGCGGTTTATTCCCAACCCTGCGCACCGGCACCTTGGAGACAGGTATCTTGGTGCGAGGTGATTCTCTAGCTTGCGGGATTTGTGAGGCGCCGTGCTTGATGGGGATCCTGGAGTCACGCGGTAAACTGACTGGTTGTTTGGACTGGTGAGGCAGCTGACTCTGCTCCTGGCTGTGTTTAGTGGTTGGCACATGAACCTCAACACTGACACCTTTGTCTCTGCTCTCTGTATCGTGGAAGCCCAAGAGAGGCCTGTTCTCTTCGAACACAGGAGTAGGTGGGTCCCTGCTTGATTCATCCTCAGCGTGGTGGCTGTCTCGCACTGTTTGCTTTCCTGTTCGGCCTCCACCAACTACAGGGATTTTGCTTACTGCCCTTACTTGTGTCCTCTTTTCTTTGGAGGGGTCCATGCGTGACCCATTAAGCTGCTCCTCCACTTTGGCACTTTGTGCATCTGTGCTACCCGGACTAGACAACTGCCCGTTGGTCGGCGCCTCGCTTGCCGTCATCTTGTTGGATGGTACAGCTTCACTTGGCAAAGGCACAGGGGAAGTCGGAAGGGAAGTGACAGGGGAAGGGGAGGATTTGGTTGGAGAAATTGGGATCTGAGCGGAAACAGGACGGCTTTTTGAATCATGGGTCAGGGCAGAAGGGCTATCTGAGAATGTAACTGGAACATTGGTCAAGGTAGGAGGGCATTTTAACACTAGACCTGGAACATGGGCCGGGGTAGGAGAACTTTTTGACACTGTAACTGGAGCAAGGGCCGGGGTAGGAAGGCCTTTTGATAGTGTAACTGGCACATTAGCCAGAGCAGGAGGACCTTCTGACAGTAGGGCAGGAGGGCTTTTGGACACTGGAACAGGAACATTAGCCGGGGCAGGAGGGCTTTTTGACACTGGATCCGGAGCAAGGACCAGGGTAGGAGGGCCTTTTGATAGTGTAACTGGCACATGAGCTGGAGCAGGAGGACCTTTAGACGGTGGAACTGGAACATTATCCAGGGAAGGAGGGCTTTTTGACACTGGAACAGGAATATGAGCCAGTGCAGGAGGGCCTTTTGACAGTGCAATTGTAAAATTATCAAGGGTATGGGGGCTTTTTGACACTGCAACTGGAACATGGGCCGAGGCACGGGCGTAAATTGAGGATGGCACACCAACTGAAGGAGATCCAGACACTGGTATACATGCAGGAGCAGGAGGGTCATTTGATACAGTCACAGGTAAAGAAGGAGTTTTGGATTGGGAGACTGGACTCTGCCCTTTTGCATGACTAGTGGTGTCTAAAGATGCAAGAGACTGTTTAGCCCTGGGTGGGCTAGTCTCAGGTTGGGCACAATCTGGAGGGATAGAGTTCCTATTAAGGATCTCCGACTGTGCAGGTATAGAAATGCTTGGCACAGGTGGCATAACCATTGTTATGGTGGAAATGAAAGGAGGTATGGTATTTGAAGCGGATTCAACCTTTGCAAGTACATTTTGAGGTTTGGTGTAGTTGGAAGTTTGCAAGTTAAAATCATTAGCAGGTTGGTTAAATGTGGAAGGGGAGGCTGTATGTGGGGTTGCAGGTTTGACAGATGTGAAAAGAGGAGGGGTAGCTTCAGGGATAGGCTTACTTACTGAGGTGAGGGTTGAACGTGGCTGTGCTGCAGTGTCTAATGAAGCCAGTTGGCCATCAGTTGAGTTAAGACTTGTCTTGTTCACAGAGCCCTGATTATTGAAAGTGGTAGTAGTAGCAGTCATTGTGACTGAAGGGGTGAACACTTTTGGAGGAGTTGTTGATGTCACTAGAGTAAATGAAGGTTTAATGTTAGCAGATTTGATTGTAATTCCAATACAAGGTTGCTCAAAGGTTAGAGCAGAGTCTGAGCTTGGTTTGAGCGACTGAGTGGTAAATGTGGAGGGTTTGGTAAAAGTGCTCATGATTGGAGGGGTGGCTACAGGCGAAGAAGTGGACGTTGTTGGCGTGGCGGAAGTTAGTCTAGAGAGGTGAGAAGTGGTCGATGCTGACACCTCAGGTGCTTCTGAACTTGTGGCACATTTGACTTTTCCCCATTCCGCCTCCACACCGGCCATGATGTCTCCTCCGGAGATGGACTCAAAGGTGAGGAGAGAGGAAATGTCCTCCAACAAGGAGCCCAGGCTACTTTCAGGTGCCACCTTTCCATCCTTCATATCACCTGCTGCTGTCGGAGAGCTCTGAGTGGCCTCACTGCTCACTTTCTCAGGGCTCTCAAGGGAACGAGGGTGAGATTTAGGGGTGAGACTGAGGTCCTCTTTGATAATTTCCACACTGTTAGATCGGGACGACATGAGCAGTGGACTTAGGGGAGCGTCCACTTTGTCCTCCTTGTCTTTCGAGCGGAACTTCACGCTGTCAAAAAGACTCTTCAGCCCTTGCCGTTGTGGACGCACTGGCTGGGAAATTGTGTGGACCTTGCGGTCTCCGCCTCCTCTACGAGCCCCTTTCAGTCGAGAAAAAAAACTAAGGGACTTGGCCGAGCCGGTTGAAGAGATGGAGTTGCGGGCAGCAGCCATCTCGTCCGTCAGCTCCTCCTCTGTATGCTCGCCGTCTCCTTGACTCACCCCCTGCGCCTTCTCCTTGTCTGCTTCCGACTCAGAATCAGGTGAAGCACCTTCTGGTAATCCATCGTGGGTTTGGCTCCTGATAACAGGTGATTTGTTGTTTTTCATAGAAAAGATGCTACCAGGCTTGCGTTTTCCAAAAAGCTTGAATCCTTTGCGAATTTTCCCACTTGACTCACAAGGCGGGGGGTCCATGTTGTCCGTCTGTACATCCATCTTCTTTGCGTCGTCCCCCCCTCTCTTGCTGCCGTTATTATTCCCTCGTTACAGGATGGAGCATTTATATGAGAGCGTATCTTTGTCTCCCTCGGAAAAACGTCTTTACCTCTGTTGCTCTCGCCGCGTTTCTCGTTTTCTCGTCTGCCTGCGTCCCCTCCCTCTGTCTATCTCCAATGCTTTCTCCTCTATTTCTCTCTCCAAAGCCCCTCCCCTTTGACTCCTTTTTTTTGCCTGGCTCCTCTCCCTGGTTACCATGGCAACTGAGGGCTAAGCTGCTTTCGTCATCAATGCCGAGCCAGGGGCTGTCATCAACATTTTCTCCCTCCTCTCTATGCCTGATGACTGTTTACATAAACATCAAAGACAAATTGACTATTAATAGAGCTAAATTTAGATTAGCAAATtatgtcatttatttttaatg carries:
- the LOC140679028 gene encoding uncharacterized protein, which produces MDVQTDNMDPPPCESSGKIRKGFKLFGKRKPGSIFSMKNNKSPVIRSQTHDGLPEGASPDSESEADKEKAQGVSQGDGEHTEEELTDEMAAARNSISSTGSAKSLSFFSRLKGARRGGGDRKVHTISQPVRPQRQGLKSLFDSVKFRSKDKEDKVDAPLSPLLMSSRSNSVEIIKEDLSLTPKSHPRSLESPEKVSSEATQSSPTAAGDMKDGKVAPESSLGSLLEDISSLLTFESISGGDIMAGVEAEWGKVKCATSSEAPEVSASTTSHLSRLTSATPTTSTSSPVATPPIMSTFTKPSTFTTQSLKPSSDSALTFEQPCIGITIKSANIKPSFTLVTSTTPPKVFTPSVTMTATTTTFNNQGSVNKTSLNSTDGQLASLDTAAQPRSTLTSVSKPIPEATPPLFTSVKPATPHTASPSTFNQPANDFNLQTSNYTKPQNVLAKVESASNTIPPFISTITMVMPPVPSISIPAQSEILNRNSIPPDCAQPETSPPRAKQSLASLDTTSHAKGQSPVSQSKTPSLPVTVSNDPPAPACIPVSGSPSVGVPSSIYARASAHVPVAVSKSPHTLDNFTIALSKGPPALAHIPVPVSKSPPSLDNVPVPPSKGPPAPAHVPVTLSKGPPTLVLAPDPVSKSPPAPANVPVPVSKSPPALLSEGPPALANVPVTLSKGLPTPALAPVTVSKSSPTPAHVPGLVLKCPPTLTNVPVTFSDSPSALTHDSKSRPVSAQIPISPTKSSPSPVTSLPTSPVPLPSEAVPSNKMTASEAPTNGQLSSPGSTDAQSAKVEEQLNGSRMDPSKEKRTQVRAVSKIPVVGGGRTGKQTVRDSHHAEDESSRDPPTPVFEENRPLLGFHDTESRDKGVSVEVHVPTTKHSQEQSQLPHQSKQPVSLPRDSRIPIKHGASQIPQARESPRTKIPVSKVPVRRVGNKPPSAGGTRK